Proteins encoded together in one Chryseobacterium sp. G0201 window:
- a CDS encoding FecR family protein — translation MEEKDNQLPHFDNKEDREIWEDILNNPVKSLTPEKENHFFENLYRKIDTYERKKKLRRLRIYSTVAATIMLAIAGLIGYNATFKPDVYLAKLQNSEIKLADGSVVILAQGGKLTVDKSFPADTRDVFLEGNAVFHVEKSKEHPFIVHGKGYETKVLGTVFKVTQDGKTFNVDLYEGKVMVYQQGRSKEPIVLKPQQTFSNLGIPQVASVTQTVDKKSAPIKDKSAAFTFDKCPISDVVKVIEKTYGITLHYPEDLENAKITLSLPNATAEALIQSLAIQLNLNIKQKNDSIFELEK, via the coding sequence ATGGAAGAGAAAGACAACCAATTGCCCCATTTTGACAATAAAGAAGACAGAGAGATTTGGGAAGATATTCTCAATAACCCTGTTAAATCGCTTACGCCTGAAAAAGAGAACCATTTCTTTGAAAATTTGTATCGTAAAATAGATACGTACGAACGAAAAAAGAAACTGAGGAGATTAAGAATCTACAGTACTGTTGCTGCAACAATTATGTTGGCTATTGCTGGTTTAATTGGTTACAACGCCACTTTCAAACCTGATGTTTATTTGGCCAAACTACAAAATTCTGAAATTAAACTTGCTGATGGCTCTGTTGTAATCCTTGCACAAGGCGGTAAACTGACTGTTGACAAATCATTTCCTGCTGATACCAGAGATGTTTTCCTGGAAGGTAATGCAGTATTTCATGTGGAAAAATCAAAGGAACATCCATTTATTGTTCATGGAAAAGGATATGAAACAAAAGTACTCGGAACTGTTTTTAAGGTGACGCAAGATGGCAAGACTTTCAATGTTGATCTGTATGAGGGAAAAGTAATGGTCTACCAACAAGGGCGTTCCAAAGAACCTATCGTATTGAAACCTCAACAAACATTCAGCAATTTGGGGATTCCCCAAGTCGCTTCTGTTACCCAAACAGTGGACAAGAAGTCTGCACCCATAAAAGATAAATCCGCAGCCTTTACATTCGATAAATGCCCTATCAGTGATGTGGTAAAGGTTATAGAAAAAACCTATGGGATAACACTACACTATCCCGAAGATCTGGAAAATGCTAAAATCACCTTAAGCCTTCCTAATGCTACTGCTGAAGCACTTATACAATCACTTGCAATACAGCTTAATTTAAATATAAAACAAAAAAATGATTCAATTTTTGAACTGGAAAAATAG
- a CDS encoding XRE family transcriptional regulator produces the protein MSILSENLRYLRAQTKLSQQKVADALLISRGAYEKYESAHAQPPNDTLVRISRYFKVSIDLLLTLELRKYPLESLMKLSDNRILLPITVDSTGENKIQIVPYKAQMGYVNGFSDPEYIGGLQHISLPFLRNGIYRGFPAEGDSMPPFKDGTYIIGKYVEQISEMKVGKNYLLITRGGFVYKKLTSIEENSIWVKSDNTYFEPYEISAYDLLQVWEYQYSLLKDYDILDFTDNSTKEMFLSIKQDLNRIEKHLKP, from the coding sequence ATGTCAATTTTATCAGAAAACTTAAGATATCTCAGGGCGCAGACTAAACTTTCTCAACAGAAAGTTGCAGATGCACTTTTGATCTCACGAGGTGCTTATGAGAAATATGAAAGTGCTCATGCACAGCCACCAAATGATACATTGGTCAGAATATCCAGGTATTTTAAAGTAAGTATAGATCTTTTGCTAACATTGGAATTAAGAAAATATCCCTTAGAAAGTTTGATGAAACTTTCTGACAACCGGATCTTACTACCCATTACCGTGGACAGTACAGGGGAAAATAAAATACAAATAGTGCCTTATAAGGCGCAGATGGGCTATGTTAATGGATTTAGTGATCCAGAATATATAGGCGGACTCCAACACATTTCTCTCCCATTCCTGCGCAATGGCATATATCGGGGATTCCCCGCCGAAGGTGATTCCATGCCCCCCTTCAAGGATGGCACCTATATCATTGGTAAGTATGTTGAACAAATTAGTGAAATGAAAGTAGGGAAAAACTACCTGCTTATAACACGAGGTGGTTTTGTTTATAAGAAACTGACCAGTATTGAAGAAAATTCTATCTGGGTTAAATCAGATAACACCTATTTTGAACCCTATGAAATTTCTGCCTACGACCTTCTTCAAGTTTGGGAATATCAGTATAGCCTGCTCAAAGATTATGATATTTTAGATTTTACAGACAACAGTACCAAAGAAATGTTCCTTTCCATTAAACAGGATCTAAACAGAATTGAAAAACATTTAAAACCATAA
- a CDS encoding DNA polymerase III subunit alpha: MYLNCHTYHSLRYGTISVEALVQSASELGLETICLTDINTVTAIYEFYKLCKQANIKPVVGMEIREDDELLYITLAKSAEGIAEINQMLTSFNCDNIPLPKTNPIFKNVITIYPVENIPEIFSENEYIGIRPEQLNLLYRAEWKSLLHKMVVLQPVTFQTKQEYNLHRVLRGIAFNTIGTKLESHQYCKEDEVLKPLNELLNRYQDYPQITENTKNILDGCSFEFAFSTPRNKKHYTGSKEEDLKLITRLAYEGLAERYGLNDDVANRRVEKELKVIDELNFCGYFLITWDIVQYSNSMGFMHIGRGSGANSIISYCLGITNICPIELDLYFERFLNLNRKTPPDFDIDWSWQERDTILEYIFKKYGKNHVAFCGTNVEFKYKSIFREVGKVFGLPKEELDVLATQPEANHDKNSVVKQVYKYGKMMEKFPNQRSMHACGILISEEPITNYSALEMPPKGFPIVQFDMHVAEDIGLEKFDILSQRGIGTINDAVKLIKTNKGIDVDIRDNHLSKDEKECNKFLSQGKTIGCFYIESPAMRGLLRRLKCDNYKVLVAASSIIRPGVAQSGMMKEYIFRHNNPDQFEYFHPVFEQQLGDTYGIMVYQEDVIKIALHYGGLPAADGDVLRRAMSGKGRSLAALQKVKDHFFESCKKLGHPENLSTEVYRQIESFAGYSFCKAHSASYAVESYQSLYLKVYYPIEFMVAAINNGGGFYRTEVYVHEARMSGANILTPCVNKSDWETTLYGKDVYLGFMHLQALETKTALLITAERNQNGSFKSLEDFIKRIPIGVAAMQILIFIGAFRFTGKQKNELLLEARMLLNDFKPERRMAALFEEPVKEYQFPELKRAVFEDAFDEIELLDFPVSCNPFDLLVTKYRGSVMANNLVQYHKKQIKMLAYLISRKHVPTKRGTMYFGTWIDAEGNYFDTAHFPDCLEKYPFKGGGCYLLLGTVEVDFHFPTITIIKMEKMPFIPDPRYAYDSDKQYEAHQRIKENVSMTHRLPYPQEHEIGLPRRMIK; this comes from the coding sequence ATGTATCTTAATTGCCATACTTACCACAGCCTGCGCTACGGAACAATTTCTGTAGAAGCCTTGGTACAGTCTGCTTCGGAATTGGGACTGGAAACAATATGCCTGACCGATATTAATACGGTCACAGCTATTTATGAGTTTTATAAATTGTGTAAGCAGGCAAATATAAAACCTGTTGTGGGCATGGAAATCAGAGAGGATGATGAACTGCTGTATATTACGCTGGCCAAAAGTGCAGAAGGTATAGCGGAGATCAACCAGATGTTGACCTCTTTTAACTGTGATAATATTCCACTGCCAAAAACCAATCCTATTTTTAAAAATGTAATCACTATTTATCCGGTTGAAAATATACCCGAAATCTTTTCAGAGAACGAATACATTGGAATCCGGCCTGAGCAACTGAATCTTTTATACCGTGCGGAATGGAAAAGCCTCTTGCATAAAATGGTGGTTTTGCAGCCTGTTACCTTTCAAACGAAACAGGAATATAACCTTCACCGTGTACTAAGGGGTATTGCTTTCAATACAATAGGAACAAAATTGGAATCTCACCAATACTGCAAAGAAGATGAGGTTTTAAAGCCGCTAAATGAACTCTTGAACCGCTACCAAGACTATCCACAGATTACTGAGAATACCAAAAATATTCTTGACGGGTGTAGTTTTGAATTTGCGTTTTCCACTCCAAGAAATAAAAAACACTATACCGGAAGCAAGGAAGAGGACCTGAAACTCATTACCCGGTTAGCTTATGAAGGGCTGGCAGAAAGATATGGGCTAAATGACGATGTTGCCAACAGGCGCGTGGAGAAAGAATTGAAAGTTATAGATGAACTTAATTTTTGCGGTTATTTTCTGATTACCTGGGATATCGTACAATACAGCAATTCAATGGGCTTTATGCACATTGGAAGGGGGAGTGGAGCCAATAGTATTATTAGTTATTGCCTGGGTATTACCAACATCTGTCCGATAGAACTTGATCTGTATTTTGAACGGTTCCTGAACCTGAACCGGAAAACGCCACCCGATTTTGATATTGACTGGAGCTGGCAGGAACGTGATACTATTTTGGAATATATTTTCAAAAAATATGGCAAGAACCACGTGGCCTTTTGCGGAACAAATGTTGAGTTTAAATACAAATCTATTTTTAGAGAGGTTGGAAAAGTATTCGGTTTACCGAAAGAAGAATTGGATGTGCTGGCTACTCAGCCTGAAGCAAACCATGATAAAAATTCTGTGGTCAAGCAAGTTTATAAGTATGGAAAGATGATGGAGAAATTTCCTAATCAAAGGAGTATGCATGCCTGTGGGATACTGATATCAGAAGAGCCAATTACCAATTACTCCGCACTGGAGATGCCGCCAAAGGGTTTTCCTATTGTTCAGTTTGATATGCATGTTGCAGAGGATATAGGACTGGAGAAATTTGATATTTTATCGCAAAGGGGTATTGGTACGATCAATGATGCTGTGAAACTCATAAAAACAAATAAAGGGATTGATGTTGACATAAGAGATAACCACCTTTCCAAAGATGAAAAGGAGTGCAATAAATTTTTGAGCCAGGGTAAAACCATTGGCTGTTTTTATATCGAATCGCCCGCCATGCGTGGTCTGCTCCGACGATTGAAATGCGATAATTATAAAGTGCTGGTCGCGGCATCCTCAATCATCCGGCCTGGGGTTGCGCAGAGCGGAATGATGAAGGAGTATATTTTCCGGCACAACAATCCCGATCAGTTTGAATATTTCCATCCTGTGTTCGAACAGCAGTTAGGGGATACATACGGGATTATGGTGTACCAGGAAGATGTGATTAAGATTGCCTTGCATTACGGCGGACTACCGGCTGCAGATGGAGATGTTTTACGCAGGGCCATGAGTGGCAAGGGCAGGTCACTAGCCGCCCTACAAAAAGTAAAAGATCATTTTTTTGAATCTTGCAAGAAGCTTGGACATCCAGAAAATTTAAGTACAGAGGTTTATCGGCAGATTGAGTCTTTTGCGGGTTACTCTTTTTGTAAAGCACATTCTGCATCCTACGCGGTTGAGAGTTACCAGAGCCTTTACCTCAAAGTTTACTACCCGATAGAATTTATGGTTGCAGCGATTAACAATGGAGGTGGGTTTTACCGCACAGAGGTTTATGTTCACGAAGCACGGATGTCGGGTGCTAATATCTTGACCCCTTGTGTCAATAAAAGTGACTGGGAAACAACACTGTACGGAAAGGATGTGTATTTAGGCTTTATGCACCTTCAAGCATTGGAAACTAAAACAGCTTTATTGATTACCGCTGAGCGAAATCAAAATGGTAGTTTTAAATCACTGGAAGACTTTATTAAACGGATTCCAATAGGGGTAGCTGCCATGCAAATCCTGATATTTATTGGGGCTTTCCGATTTACAGGAAAGCAAAAAAATGAACTTCTGCTGGAAGCCAGAATGCTGCTAAACGATTTTAAGCCGGAAAGAAGGATGGCGGCATTGTTTGAGGAACCCGTAAAAGAATATCAGTTTCCTGAACTCAAAAGAGCAGTTTTCGAGGATGCCTTTGATGAAATTGAACTTTTGGATTTTCCTGTTTCCTGTAACCCTTTTGATCTGCTGGTCACAAAGTACAGGGGTTCGGTAATGGCCAACAATCTTGTACAATATCATAAGAAACAGATTAAGATGCTGGCGTACCTGATTTCACGTAAACACGTCCCTACCAAAAGGGGAACCATGTATTTCGGAACATGGATTGATGCAGAAGGCAATTATTTTGATACCGCCCATTTTCCCGATTGCCTCGAAAAATACCCGTTTAAGGGTGGGGGCTGTTATCTACTACTTGGAACCGTGGAAGTAGATTTTCATTTTCCAACCATTACCATTATTAAAATGGAAAAAATGCCGTTTATTCCTGACCCGAGGTACGCTTATGATAGCGACAAACAATATGAAGCACATCAACGGATTAAGGAGAATGTAAGCATGACGCACAGGTTACCTTATCCACAGGAGCATGAGATAGGGTTGCCTAGAAGAATGATAAAATAG
- the dinB gene encoding DNA polymerase IV: MERAIVHMDLDTFFVSCERKNNSELIGKPIIIGGGERGVVASCSYESRYFGVRSAMPIKMALKLCPEAKVMKGDMDLYSKMSHEVTEIIGEKVPLMEKASIDEFYLDLSGMDKFFGCYQWTQEIASSVTKETGLPISFALSNNKTVSKIGTGEAKPDGHMEIKEAMIRPFLNPLSVRKIPMVGAETYKLLSRIGIRTIRTLSEMPTDVLQKILGKNGLELWKKANGIDDTPIIPYSERKSISSEHTFSQDSIDIIKIKSLITGMAEQLANQLRAEKWLTSTIVVKIRYSNFDTETKQCRVSYTSADHTICKYALELFEKIYSRRMRIRLIGLKLTGLVHGEYQMNLFEDTQEMMSLYQSMDNIKNRFGKNAVGRASGFDFQSAVK, translated from the coding sequence ATGGAAAGAGCAATAGTACATATGGATTTGGACACGTTTTTTGTGTCCTGTGAACGAAAGAATAATTCGGAACTAATTGGTAAGCCTATCATTATTGGCGGGGGAGAGCGGGGCGTCGTTGCATCCTGTTCTTACGAAAGCCGTTATTTTGGGGTACGGTCTGCTATGCCGATAAAAATGGCTTTGAAACTTTGTCCAGAAGCCAAAGTGATGAAAGGGGATATGGATCTATATTCTAAAATGTCCCACGAAGTCACTGAAATTATCGGGGAAAAAGTGCCGTTAATGGAAAAGGCAAGTATAGATGAGTTTTACCTCGACTTGTCGGGAATGGATAAGTTTTTTGGATGTTATCAGTGGACACAGGAAATTGCATCATCGGTAACCAAAGAGACAGGGCTTCCGATCAGTTTTGCCCTTTCCAATAATAAAACGGTTTCAAAAATCGGGACTGGGGAAGCTAAGCCAGATGGTCATATGGAAATAAAGGAAGCCATGATCAGACCTTTTTTAAATCCATTATCCGTGCGGAAAATTCCAATGGTCGGTGCGGAAACCTATAAATTGCTTTCCCGTATTGGAATCAGGACCATCCGAACCCTTTCGGAAATGCCAACGGATGTACTTCAAAAAATACTGGGAAAGAACGGACTGGAACTTTGGAAAAAAGCAAATGGAATTGACGACACCCCGATTATCCCATATTCGGAGAGAAAATCTATCTCATCGGAACATACCTTTTCTCAAGACTCGATTGACATTATAAAAATCAAGTCCTTGATAACAGGAATGGCAGAGCAACTGGCCAATCAGCTGCGTGCGGAAAAATGGCTGACCTCAACCATTGTAGTTAAAATCCGTTATTCCAATTTTGATACTGAGACCAAACAATGCCGTGTAAGTTACACCTCGGCAGATCACACCATTTGTAAATATGCCCTAGAACTTTTCGAAAAGATTTATAGCCGCAGAATGCGTATTCGGTTGATTGGGTTAAAACTGACTGGCTTGGTGCATGGCGAATACCAAATGAATCTTTTTGAGGACACACAAGAGATGATGAGCCTTTATCAGTCAATGGACAACATTAAAAATCGGTTTGGGAAAAACGCAGTGGGTCGTGCCTCTGGGTTTGATTTTCAAAGCGCTGTTAAATAA
- a CDS encoding sensor histidine kinase, with protein MKNNHKIILYHFLFWLIYVGLGTLLEYAQNPQGYLFSLPDVFFSQFPNICTVYMCIFVCTKFASPLKPFLLTFGIILVYIFSFIHWYITGYYIRPYIRANGSPTPPFDFLHYGSSVLWVFIRYSILGFGYYFAIEGIKYQKRLRLIEKEKHEAEYAFLRAQINPHFLNNTLNFFYAKSLPLSEKLADGIMTLSEIMRYSLEVDKDDKTALIDDEIAHIRNVITINQLRFNHKLQIDFQIHGETNSVRIIPLILITIVENILKHGDCDNKLNPVKVNLDVSAKDGTINLKTYNRKKKGPKELSSGIGMENIQKRLKHHYGKFALLIIHDTEIDYSIELSLLQSFSADQKANIKVTDLPSSINHSIAINPH; from the coding sequence GTGAAAAACAACCATAAAATCATTTTATATCATTTCCTTTTCTGGCTGATTTATGTTGGCTTAGGTACACTTCTTGAATATGCACAGAATCCGCAAGGATATCTCTTCAGCTTGCCCGATGTTTTCTTTTCTCAATTTCCAAATATATGTACCGTATACATGTGTATTTTCGTGTGTACCAAATTTGCTAGTCCCTTAAAGCCATTCTTGTTAACTTTTGGAATTATTTTAGTTTATATTTTCTCGTTTATTCATTGGTACATCACCGGTTATTACATCAGGCCCTACATCAGAGCGAACGGTTCTCCGACCCCTCCATTTGATTTTTTACATTATGGGAGTTCAGTATTATGGGTATTCATCCGATATTCCATCTTAGGTTTTGGCTATTACTTCGCAATTGAAGGTATTAAATATCAAAAAAGATTGCGTTTGATTGAAAAAGAAAAACATGAAGCAGAGTATGCGTTCTTAAGAGCTCAAATTAATCCGCACTTTCTAAACAACACGCTGAATTTCTTTTATGCAAAATCATTACCCCTCTCTGAAAAATTAGCAGATGGGATCATGACCCTAAGTGAGATCATGCGTTATTCCCTTGAGGTTGACAAAGATGACAAGACTGCATTAATCGATGATGAAATCGCTCATATACGGAATGTCATTACCATCAATCAGTTGCGATTCAATCATAAATTGCAGATAGATTTTCAAATTCATGGCGAAACCAATAGTGTCCGCATCATTCCATTAATTCTGATAACAATTGTAGAGAATATTTTGAAACATGGCGACTGCGATAATAAATTGAATCCTGTAAAAGTTAATTTGGACGTTTCAGCAAAAGACGGGACCATCAATTTGAAAACCTATAACAGAAAGAAAAAAGGGCCTAAAGAACTTTCCAGTGGCATTGGTATGGAGAACATACAAAAACGGCTCAAACATCATTACGGAAAATTTGCTTTGCTGATTATTCATGATACTGAAATTGATTATTCAATAGAGTTATCTCTTCTTCAATCTTTTTCTGCTGACCAGAAAGCAAATATTAAAGTGACTGATCTTCCGTCTTCCATTAATCATTCTATAGCAATTAACCCCCATTAA
- a CDS encoding sigma-70 family RNA polymerase sigma factor, translating to MKLSRRHINTEKGSYENLVHQYNHQVFSFISKKIQNEEDALDVLQNVFMHLWIYKKSLGSTNTANIIFTTCKDKIAEYYRASKKQPPRENISSNLADTSFDELNSAKNKDRLLTELEQSIVLIIPPLRRKIFKMHKLEGITQEKIALELDIPKSTVKYHILEAMSFLKNRHKTVN from the coding sequence GTGAAATTGTCTCGCCGACATATCAACACGGAAAAAGGTTCCTATGAAAACCTTGTTCACCAATACAACCATCAGGTATTTTCTTTTATTTCTAAAAAGATACAGAATGAAGAAGATGCACTCGATGTGTTGCAAAATGTCTTTATGCACCTCTGGATATACAAGAAAAGCTTGGGCAGTACAAATACTGCAAACATTATCTTTACCACATGTAAGGATAAGATAGCTGAATATTACAGAGCTTCCAAAAAACAGCCTCCCCGTGAAAATATTTCTTCCAATCTGGCAGATACTTCATTTGATGAGCTAAACTCAGCCAAAAATAAAGACCGCTTGCTGACCGAACTTGAACAAAGCATTGTGCTTATAATCCCTCCATTACGCAGGAAAATATTTAAAATGCATAAACTCGAAGGCATTACTCAGGAAAAGATTGCCCTTGAATTAGATATTCCAAAAAGCACAGTTAAATATCACATCTTAGAAGCAATGTCCTTTCTCAAAAACCGCCACAAAACCGTTAATTAA
- a CDS encoding LytR/AlgR family response regulator transcription factor: protein MINCIIVDDEEHAIEVIQHYLKSVAQFNLLASFTNPTEAITFLSGQRVDLVFLDIHMPELSGIEFIQTLQHTKYHFILTTAYREFATIGFDLDVVDYLVKPIPLSRFLQAITKAQKIITAEHTKRSTESLETDYFMVKSQLKGKIIKINISDIDYIEGMKNYVAFHHSGTRTLALITMKEVEERLPEKHFMRIQKSFIIALNKVVALNGNQVVLKNISTEIAIGETYRKQFLDTIKKKLIV, encoded by the coding sequence ATGATAAATTGTATCATTGTTGATGATGAAGAGCATGCGATAGAGGTCATCCAACATTATCTAAAGTCAGTTGCTCAATTCAATCTGCTTGCCAGTTTCACTAACCCTACAGAAGCCATAACTTTTCTCAGCGGCCAAAGGGTAGATCTAGTATTTCTTGATATACATATGCCTGAGCTTTCGGGGATCGAATTTATTCAAACTTTACAACATACCAAGTATCACTTTATACTAACTACAGCCTATCGGGAATTCGCCACAATCGGTTTTGATCTCGATGTAGTTGATTATCTTGTTAAACCCATTCCACTATCGCGCTTTTTACAGGCAATTACAAAAGCTCAAAAGATTATTACTGCAGAACACACTAAACGGTCTACCGAATCTTTGGAAACAGACTATTTCATGGTAAAATCTCAGTTAAAAGGTAAAATCATTAAAATAAACATATCGGATATAGATTATATTGAAGGCATGAAAAACTATGTAGCTTTTCACCATAGTGGTACACGAACACTTGCTTTAATTACCATGAAAGAGGTTGAAGAGCGATTACCGGAAAAGCATTTCATGAGAATCCAAAAATCATTTATCATTGCCCTTAATAAGGTAGTTGCGCTTAACGGCAATCAGGTTGTACTGAAAAACATTTCGACAGAAATTGCGATTGGGGAAACCTACAGGAAACAGTTTTTAGATACCATAAAGAAAAAGCTTATTGTATAA